A genomic stretch from Tenrec ecaudatus isolate mTenEca1 chromosome X, mTenEca1.hap1, whole genome shotgun sequence includes:
- the P2RY4 gene encoding P2Y purinoceptor 4 encodes MTSAPSLSLKSLGSRPDPGSNEMEVDCWFDEEFKFILLPVSYTVVFVLGLSLNAPTLWLFFFRLRPWDATATYMFHLALSDTLYVLSLPTLIYYYAARNHWPFGTGLCKFVRFLFYWNLYCSVIFLTCISVHRYLGICHPLRALRWGRPRFASLLCLAVWLVVAGCLVPNLFFVTTSTKGATILCHDTTRPEEFDHYVHFSSAIMGLLFGLPCLVTLVCYGLMARRLFRPLPGAAQSSSRLRSVRTIAVVLTVFAVCFVPFHITRTIYYMARLLEADCRMLNIVNVVYKVTRPLASANSCLDPVLYLLTGDKYRRQLQQLCCKGRLQPPIAASSLALIPTPEDSNYRWGTPQDSVCPTPRAGRL; translated from the coding sequence ATGACCAGTGCACCGTCTTTGTCGCTCAAATCCCTAGGCTCCCGCCCAGACCCAGGCAGCAATGAAATGGAGGTGGACTGCTGGTTTGATGAGGAGTTCAAGTTTATCCTGCTTCCTGTGAGCTACACAGTTGTGTTTGTACTGGGCCTGAGCCTTAATGCCCCAACCCTCTGGCTCTTCTTCTTTCGCCTCCGACCCTGGGATGCAACAGCGACCTACATGTTCCACTTGGCACTGTCAGACACGTTGTATGTGCTGTCACTGCCTACCCTCATCTATTACTATGCAGCCCGCAACCACTGGCCCTTTGGCACTGGGCTCTGCAAGTTCGTCCGTTTTCTCTTCTATTGGAATCTCTACTGCAGTGTCATTTTCCTTACCTGCATCAGTGTGCACAGATACTTGGGTATCTGCCACCCATTAAGGGCACTACGTTGGGGCCGCCCACGCTTTGCAAGTCTACTCTGCCTGGCAGTTTGGTTGGTTGTAGCTGGCTGCCTTGTACCCAACCTGTTTTTTGTCACAACCAGCACCAAGGGAGCCACCATCCTGTGCCATGACACCACTCGGCCTGAAGAATTTGACCATTATGTACACTTCAGCTCAGCCATCATGGGGCTGCTCTTTGGTCTGCCCTGCTTGGTCACTTTAGTCTGCTATGGTCTCATGGCTCGGCGCCTGTTTCGGCCCCTACCAGGAGCTGCCCAGTCATCTTCTCGCCTCCGTTCTGTCCGCACCATTGCTGTGGTACTGACTGTCTTTGCTGTCTGTTTCGTGCCTTTCCACATCACCCGCACCATTTATTACATGGCAAGGCTATTGGAAGCTGACTGCCGGATGCTGAATATTGTCAACGTGGTCTACAAAGTGACTCGACCCTTGGCCAGTGCCAACAGCTGCCTGGACCCTGTGCTCTACCTGCTTACTGGAGACAAGTATCGACGTCAGCTCCAGCAGCTCTGCTGTAAAGGGAGGCTTCAGCCTCCCATAGCTGCCTCCTCACTAGCACTCATACCTACACCTGAGGATAGTAATTACAGGTGGGGAACCCCCCAGGACAGTGTCTGCCCTACTCCTCGGGCAGGGAGATTGTAA